In a genomic window of Rubrobacter calidifluminis:
- a CDS encoding ABC transporter ATP-binding protein, protein MSENARKNSEYLLEVNDLKMHFPIRAGIFKRTVGYVKAVDGVNLKVKRGETLGLVGESGCGKSTLARCILRLLEPTDGEVVFEGENILQFDRRRMLRVRRDMQIIFQDPYASLNPRMTVGSIIAEPLKTHKVEGDHKKQVQELLEMVGLSPEHYNRYPHEFSGGQRQRIGVARAIALRPKLIICDEPVSALDVSIQAQIINLLEDLQKELDLTYIFIAHDLSVVKHISDRVAVMYLGRVVETGSRRDIYDSPRHPYTSSLLSAIPIPDPEKERERRRIVLTGDVPSPANPPSGCTFHTRCPRARDYCAEHVPTLEPQDNEEHLASCFFPVRQGQRIEEKVESTPYRVGGE, encoded by the coding sequence ATGAGCGAGAACGCAAGGAAGAACTCCGAGTATCTGCTAGAGGTGAACGACCTGAAGATGCATTTCCCCATCAGGGCGGGCATCTTCAAGCGCACAGTGGGGTACGTGAAGGCCGTCGACGGAGTGAACCTGAAGGTGAAGCGGGGCGAGACGCTCGGGCTCGTCGGCGAGTCCGGCTGCGGGAAGAGCACGCTCGCCCGCTGCATACTCAGGCTTCTCGAGCCCACGGATGGCGAGGTTGTCTTCGAGGGGGAGAACATCCTCCAGTTCGACCGCCGGCGGATGCTGCGCGTCCGCCGGGACATGCAGATCATCTTCCAGGACCCCTACGCCTCGCTCAACCCCAGGATGACCGTCGGCAGCATCATCGCCGAGCCGCTGAAGACGCACAAAGTCGAAGGCGACCACAAGAAACAGGTTCAGGAGCTCCTGGAGATGGTCGGGCTCTCCCCGGAGCACTACAACCGCTACCCGCACGAGTTCTCTGGCGGACAGCGGCAGAGGATAGGCGTGGCCCGCGCCATAGCCCTGCGTCCGAAGCTGATCATCTGCGACGAGCCGGTCAGCGCGCTCGACGTCTCGATCCAGGCCCAGATCATAAACCTTCTCGAGGATCTGCAGAAGGAGCTCGACCTGACCTACATCTTCATCGCCCACGACCTCTCCGTCGTCAAGCACATCTCGGACCGGGTGGCGGTGATGTACCTGGGCCGGGTCGTCGAGACCGGCAGCCGCCGGGATATCTACGACTCACCGCGACACCCCTACACGAGCTCGCTGCTCTCGGCCATACCGATTCCGGACCCGGAGAAGGAGCGCGAGAGGCGGCGCATAGTCCTGACGGGCGACGTCCCCTCTCCGGCGAACCCTCCTTCAGGGTGCACCTTCCACACCCGCTGCCCGCGCGCCCGCGACTACTGCGCGGAGCACGTCCCCACGCTGGAACCGCAGGACAACGAGGAGCATCTCGCCTCCTGCTTCTTCCCGGTCAGGCAGGGCCAGCGGATAGAGGAGAAGGTCGAGAGCACGCCCTACCGGGTGGGAGGGGAGTAG